One Glycine max cultivar Williams 82 chromosome 3, Glycine_max_v4.0, whole genome shotgun sequence DNA window includes the following coding sequences:
- the LOC100815544 gene encoding uncharacterized protein, with protein sequence MAIYGTTLSFNGLSSTTKEFNILPHSLTGSFRKLHHVCLPSFTPNRLVLGKSFGRGDQPWLLPSQFPKLQMGRFRLGVKSEDSESILSSDNIALDEQTLEEELQHAIAEENYAKAAEIRDTLKNLQKDSKTTVCGANSRFYESFRTGDLAAMQALWAKRDGVCCVHPGLRGISGYDDVIESWNFVWANYEFPLEIKLEDIKVHARGDMGYVTCMEFVKTKGGRWGGQFVTNVFEKIDGQWFICVHHASPVDL encoded by the exons ATGGCCATTTACGGAACCACCTTATCCTTCAAT GGACTTTCTTCTACTACCAAGGAGTTTAATATCTTGCCGCATTCATTAACCGGTAGCTTTCGGAAGCTCCATCATGTTTGTCTGCCTTCCTTTACTCCAAACAGATTAGTTTTGGGCAAAAGTTTTGGAAGAGGAGACCAACCGTGGCTTTTGCCTAGTCAATTTCCGAAGTTGCAAATGGGAAGATTCA GACTGGGAGTAAAAAGTGAAGATTCTGAGAGCATATTGAGTAGCGACAACATAGCATTGGATGAGCAGACTTTGGAAGAGGAGCTACAGCATGCCATAGCTGAAGAGAATTATGCTAAAGCAGCAGAAATAAGGGATACTCTGAAAAACCTTCAGAAAGATAGCAAGACAACGGTATGTGGAGCAAACAGTCGGTTTTACGAGTCATTCAGGACGGGTGACCTTGCAGCCATGCAAGCCCTGTGGGCAAAAAGGGATGGGGTATGTTGTGTCCACCCTGGTTTGAGAGGAATATCCGGTTATGATGATGTTATCGAGAGCTGGAATTTTGTATGGGCTAACTATGAATTCCCGCTAGAAATTAAGCTAGAAGACATTAAGGTTCATGCTAGAGGGGATATGGGGTATGTCACTTGCATGGAATTTGTAAAGACGAAAGGGGGCAGATGGGGAGGTCAATTTGTAACGAATGTGTTTGAAAAGATTGATGGACAGTGGTTTATTTGTGTCCATCATGCTTCCCCAGTAGACTTGTGA